The sequence CACGGGCCGACGACCGGGAACGCCTCCGTTCCGGGCGTCGGCCCGTCTCGCATTTGCGCAGGGTAATGCGTCGAAACACTTTGAAACGTCGATCATCACGACGCGAAATGGGGATTTACGTTATAATCTCGCCTATCGAATAAAACTCCTGATTGATATCTTCAATCAAGAAGACTTTGACCATGTTGAAGCAGCGCACCATCAAATCGATCGTCAAGACCGTCGGCATCGGCCTGCACTCGGGCCGCAAGGTCGAACTGACGCTTCGCCCCGCGGCGCCCGATACGGGCATCGTGTTCTCGCGCGTCGATCTGCCGACGCCCGTCGACATTCCGGCTTCGGCGCTGTCGATCGGCGATACGCGGCTTGCGTCCGTGCTGCAGAAGGACGGCGCGCGCGTGTCGACGGTCGAGCACCTGATGTCGGCGTGCGCGGGCCTCGGCATCGACAACCTCTACGTCGACGTGACGGCCGAGGAAATTCCGATCATGGACGGCAGCGCGGCTTCGTTCGTGTTCCTGATCCAGTCGGCCGGCATCGAAGAGCAGAACGCGGCGAAGAAGTTCATCAAGGTGACGAAGCCCGTCGAGATCCGCGACGGCGACAAGTTCGCGCGCCTCGATCCGTACTTCGGCTTCAAGCTCAAGTTCACGATCGACTTCCGTCATCCGGCCGTCGACAAGACGGGCCAGGAGCTCGAGGTCGATTTCGCGAACACGTCGTACGTGCGCGAGATCGCGCGCGCGCGCACGTTCGGCTTCGCGCACGAAGTCGAGATGATGCGCGAGCTCGGGCTCGCGCGCGGCGGCAGCATGGACAACGCGATCGTGCTCGACGAGTACCGGATTCTGAACAACGACGGGCTGCGCTACGACGACGAATTCGTGAAGCACAAGATGCTCGACGCGATCGGCGATCTGTATGTGGTCGGCCATCCGCTTCTCGCGTCATACACCGCGTACAAGTCGGGCCATGGGCTGAACAACGCGCTGCTGCGCGAGCTGCTCGCGCACGAGGACGCTTACGAGATCGTCACGTTCGACGATCCGAAGGCGGCGCCGACGGGCTTCGGCTTCGACGCCCAGACAGCGTTCGCGTGATGCATCGATGCGAGCGCGTCCCGGACGCGCGACTGCAAAAAAGCGGCCTGCGGGCCGCTTTTTTCATGGTGTCGAGTGTCTCGTGGCGTTTCGCTTGTGGCCGTGTGGATGTTCGTTGCGCGTCTCGGGGCGGCTCGATCGCGGCTGCGGGGTTGCCGCGAGATGGGCGAGGCGCCGCGCGATGCGTCAATGGGCCGCGCGTCGGGGCTCGCGGACGGCGGCGGTGCGGCCGGCAATCGGCTCCGGGGTTTTTATGCCGGGCGTGGGATGGTGGCCGTGCGCCGCGAATCGGTCAGCGCGGCGCTTTCGCGTGGCGTGCGGCCATGCGCGCGAGCGCGCTTTGCAGCGGCGACGGCTCGAGCGTGTCGGCGAGTTGGCGCAGCGCGTCGGTGCCGGCCGCCGACATCCGAGCCTGCTTGACGCGCGGCGGCTCCGGCGCGGGCTGCGGGCGCACGCGCACCTTCAGGGCGGCCACTGCCCATCCGCGCGCCTGTAGCTCCGACAGAAGCCGCGGTTCGACCTGCCGCAGCCGAGCGGCGAGCGCGTTGTGCGCGGCGAACAGCGTGAGCGCGCCGTCCTTGATGAAGCCGGGCTCGACGTGGTTCGCCAGATAATCGGGAAGCAACGCGGCCAGATCCCGCTTTAGCGCCGCGACCTGCTCGACGCCCGCGCGCAACGCGGCGAACGCGTCGGTGCGCTTGAGGACGTCGGCGGCCGCTTGCGGCCGCGACCAGTCGTTCGGACGAAATAATTGCTTCGGCGGTCGGTTCATGAGGGCAGTCGGCTGCGCCGCGTGGCTGGGCGCATGACGGGCGACCGGATGGTGGAGCGATGCGCCGATTGTACCGCGATGTCGTTCGGCGGCCGCGGGTATCGTGTTTGCCGACCGCCGACCGCCGACCGCCGACCGCCGACCGCCGACCGCCGACCGCCGACCGCCGACTGTCGGATGGCGGTCGCTTTTCGCGTTCCCGCCCGGCCGAGGCGCGCCCCATGGCGGCCGCCGCCGCCGACACCGGCGCGCCCTGGAGCGCGTGCTAAAATTCGACGTTTGAATTCACTTCTACGCTAAGCCGCCGAGGCTCGGCGCGCCGGGGAGGGCGTTCACCGCTCCGGGGCCGTTGCACCGACGCACACCCGATCCGATGACAACCGGTTTTCTTCAGAAAATTTTTGGCAGCCGCAACCAGCGGCTCGTCAAGCAATACCAAAAGACCGTCGCGGCGATCAATGCGCTCGAAACGCAGATCGAAAAGCTGACGGACGACCAGTTGCGCGGCAAGACAGGGGAGTTTCGTCAGCGCATCTCGGCCGGCGAGTCGCTCGACAAACTCCTGCCCGACGCGTTCGCCGTGTGCCGCGAAGCGAGCCGCCGCGTGCTGAAGATGCGCCACTTCGACGTGCAGCTGATCGGCGGGATGGTGCTGCACTACGGCAAGATCGCCGAAATGCGCACGGGCGAAGGCAAGACGCTCGTCGCGACGCTCGCCGCGTATCTGAACGCGCTCGCGGGCCGCGGCGTGCACGTCGTGACGGTCAACGACTATCTCGCGCAACGCGACGCGGAGTGGATGGGCCGGCTCTACAACTTCCTCGGGCTGTCCGTCGGCATCAACCTGTCGGGGATGGAGCACGACCAGAAGCAGGCGGCGTACGCGGCCGACATCACGTACGGCACGAACAACGAATTCGGCTTCGACTACCTGCGCGACAACATGGTCTACGAGACCGACGCGCGCGTGCAGCGGCCGCTGAACTTCGCGGTCGTCGACGAAGTGGACTCGATCCTGATCGACGAGGCGCGTACGCCGCTCATCATCTCGGGCCAGGCGGAGGATCACACCGAGCTGTACGTGCGGATGAACGCGATGCCGCCGCTCCTCGAGCGTCAGATCGGCGAGGAGAAGGCGGACGGCACGGGCGTCGAGAAGCCGGGCGACTACACGCTCGACGAGAAGGGCCGCCAGGTGTTCCTGACCGAGTCGGGCCACGAGAAGGCCGAGCGGATGCTCGCCGAATGGGGCTTGATCGGCGACGGCGAGAGCCTCTACGCGCCGCAGAACATCACGCTGATGCACCACGTGTACGCGGCGCTGCGCGCGCATACGCTGTTCCATCGCGACCAGCACTACGTCGTGCAGAACGGCGAAGTGATCATCGTCGACGAATTCACGGGCCGCCTGATGCCGGGCCGCCGTTGGTCCGACGGCCTGCATCAGGCGGTGGAGGCGAAGGAGCACGTGAAGATCCAGAGCGAGAACCAGACGCTCGCGTCGATCACGTTCCAGAACTATTTCCGGATGTACGCGAAGCTCGCCGGCATGACGGGCACGGCGGACACCGAAGCGTACGAGTTCAACGAGATCTACGGCCTCGAGACCGTCGTGATCCCGACCAACCGGCCGCCGAAGCGGATCGACAAGCAGGATCAGATCTACAAGACCGCGAAGGAGCGCTACGACGCGGTGATCCGCGACATCCGCGAATGCCATGAGCGCGGCCAGCCGGTGCTCGTCGGCACGACGTCGATCGAAAACTCGGAGCTGCTGTCGCATCTGCTCAAGCAGGCGGGCCTGCCGCACGAGGTGCTCAACGCGAAGCAGCACGCGCGCGAAGCGGCGATCGTCGCCGAGGCCGGGCGTCCGCAGCGCATCACGATCGCGACCAACATGGCGGGCCGCGGCACCGACATCGTGCTCGGCGGCAATGCCGAGAAGCAGGCGGCGTTCATCGAGGCCGACGAATCGATTCCGGCCGACGACAAGACGCGCCGGATTCAGAAGCTGCACGACGAGTGGGAAACGCTGCACGAGCAGGTGAAGGCGGCGGGCGGCCTGCACATCATCGGCACCGAGCGGCACGAATCGCGCCGGATCGACAACCAGCTGCGCGGCCGCGCGGGCCGCCAGGGCGATCCGGGCTCGTCGCGCTTCTACCTGTCGCTTGAAGATCCGCTCCTGCGCATCTTCGCGGGCGACCGCGTGCGCGCGATCATGGATCGCCTGAAGATGCCGGAAGGCGAGGCGATCGAAGCGGGCATCGTCACGCGTTCGATCGAATCGGCGCAGCGCAAGGTCGAGGCGCGCAACTTCGACATCCGCAAGCAGCTGCTCGAATACGACGACGTGTCGAACGATCAGCGCAAGGTGATCTATCAGCAGCGCAACGAATTGCTCGAGGCGCACGACATCGCCGAGACGATCGGCGCGATGCGGCACGGCGTGATGTCGGAAGTGGTCCGCCCGTTCGTGCCGGCGGGCAGCATCGAAGAGCAGTGGCAACTCCCCGAGCTCGAAGAGGCGCTGCGCAACGACTGGCAGCTCGATCTCGCGATCCAGGAAATGGTGAACGAGTCGTCGTCGATCAACGCGGACGAGATCGTCGACGCGGTCACGACGGCCGCCGACGAACACTACGAAGCGAAGGTCGCGCTCGTCGGCCGCGAGTCGTTCAGCGCGTTCGAGCGCTCGATCATGCTGCAGACGCTCGACCGCCTCTGGCGCGAGCACCTTGCGGCGCTCGACCACCTGCGCCAGGGCATCCACCTGCGCGGCTACGCGCAGAAGAACCCGAAGCAGGAGTACAAGCGCGAGGCGTTCGAGCTGTTCGCGGCGATGCTCGACGCCGTGAAGCAGGAAGTCACGCGGATCGTGATGAACGTGCAGATCCAGTCGCCCGAGCAGCTCGAGGAAGCGGCCGAGCAGATCGAGGAGCAGGGCGGCCATCTCGAGAACGTCGAATTCCAGCACGCCGATTTCGCCGCGGCTGCGGCGGGCGGCGCGGCGGTCGCGGATGCGACGGCCGAAATGGTCGGCCACGCGATGAGCCATAGCGGCCCGGCGGGCGAAGTGCCGCGGGTCGGCCGCAACGATCCGTGCCCCTGCGGCAGCGGCAAGAAGTACAAGCACTGTCACGGCAAGCTGAACTGACGTGATCGAAGGCGGCGCGCGATGAGCGCGCCGCGTCGTCTGTGCGAAAGGTTTTTCGAGGTGTGATGCGCGGCGGCGCGTGAGCGGCCGCCGGTTCTTCAATCCAATCGATGCCGGCTCGAATGCCGGCATTTTCCTTCGGGGCAGGTGCTTCAGATGGCTGTCAATTTTCCCTCGATCGATCCCGCGCAATTGCATCCCGTCGCCGGCGTGACGCTCGGCTGGGCGGAGGCGAACATTCGCAAGCCGAACCGCAAGGACGTGCTCGTCGTTTCCGTCGACGAAGGCGCGGCCGTGTCGGGCGTGTTCACCGAGAACCGCTTCTGCGCGGCGCCCGTGACGGTCTGCCGCGAGCATCTGGCGAAGGTGCGCGCGGGCGGCGCGGGCATTCGCGCGCTCGTCGTCAACACGGGCAACGCGAACGCGGGCACGGGCGAGCCGGGCCTCGCGCATGCTCGCGAGACCTGCACGGAGCTCGCGCGCCTCGCGGGCATCGCGCCCGAGCAGGTGCTGCCGTTCTCGACGGGCGTGATCCTCGAGCCGCTGCCGATCGAGCGCCTGAAGGCCGGCTTGCCCGCCGCGCTCGCGAGCCGCGCGGCGGCGAACTGGTACGACGCCGCGCAGGCGATCATGACGACCGACACGCTGCCGAAGGCGGCGTCGCGCCAGGTGACGATCGACGGCCACACGATCACGCTGACGGGCATCAGCAAGGGCGCAGGGATGATCAAGCCGAACATGGCGACGATGCTCGGCTTCCTCGCGTTCGACGCGAAGGTCGCGCAGCCGGTGCTCGACGCGCTCGTGAAGGAAGTGGCCGATCGCTCGTTCAACTGCATCACGATCGACGGCGACACGTCGACGAATGACTCGTTCATCCTGATCGCGTCGGGCAAGGCGGGCCTGCCCGAGATCGCGTCGACCGATTCGCCCGCGTACGCGGCGCTGCGCGACGCGGTGACCGCCGTTGCGCAGACGCTCGCGCAGCTCATCGTGCGCGACGGCGAAGGCGCGACGAAGTTCATGACGGTGACGGTCGAGGGCGGCAAGAGCGTGGCCGAGTGCCGCCAGATCGCGTAC comes from Burkholderia savannae and encodes:
- a CDS encoding DciA family protein, with amino-acid sequence MNRPPKQLFRPNDWSRPQAAADVLKRTDAFAALRAGVEQVAALKRDLAALLPDYLANHVEPGFIKDGALTLFAAHNALAARLRQVEPRLLSELQARGWAVAALKVRVRPQPAPEPPRVKQARMSAAGTDALRQLADTLEPSPLQSALARMAARHAKAPR
- the secA gene encoding preprotein translocase subunit SecA; the encoded protein is MTTGFLQKIFGSRNQRLVKQYQKTVAAINALETQIEKLTDDQLRGKTGEFRQRISAGESLDKLLPDAFAVCREASRRVLKMRHFDVQLIGGMVLHYGKIAEMRTGEGKTLVATLAAYLNALAGRGVHVVTVNDYLAQRDAEWMGRLYNFLGLSVGINLSGMEHDQKQAAYAADITYGTNNEFGFDYLRDNMVYETDARVQRPLNFAVVDEVDSILIDEARTPLIISGQAEDHTELYVRMNAMPPLLERQIGEEKADGTGVEKPGDYTLDEKGRQVFLTESGHEKAERMLAEWGLIGDGESLYAPQNITLMHHVYAALRAHTLFHRDQHYVVQNGEVIIVDEFTGRLMPGRRWSDGLHQAVEAKEHVKIQSENQTLASITFQNYFRMYAKLAGMTGTADTEAYEFNEIYGLETVVIPTNRPPKRIDKQDQIYKTAKERYDAVIRDIRECHERGQPVLVGTTSIENSELLSHLLKQAGLPHEVLNAKQHAREAAIVAEAGRPQRITIATNMAGRGTDIVLGGNAEKQAAFIEADESIPADDKTRRIQKLHDEWETLHEQVKAAGGLHIIGTERHESRRIDNQLRGRAGRQGDPGSSRFYLSLEDPLLRIFAGDRVRAIMDRLKMPEGEAIEAGIVTRSIESAQRKVEARNFDIRKQLLEYDDVSNDQRKVIYQQRNELLEAHDIAETIGAMRHGVMSEVVRPFVPAGSIEEQWQLPELEEALRNDWQLDLAIQEMVNESSSINADEIVDAVTTAADEHYEAKVALVGRESFSAFERSIMLQTLDRLWREHLAALDHLRQGIHLRGYAQKNPKQEYKREAFELFAAMLDAVKQEVTRIVMNVQIQSPEQLEEAAEQIEEQGGHLENVEFQHADFAAAAAGGAAVADATAEMVGHAMSHSGPAGEVPRVGRNDPCPCGSGKKYKHCHGKLN
- the argJ gene encoding bifunctional glutamate N-acetyltransferase/amino-acid acetyltransferase ArgJ, with amino-acid sequence MAVNFPSIDPAQLHPVAGVTLGWAEANIRKPNRKDVLVVSVDEGAAVSGVFTENRFCAAPVTVCREHLAKVRAGGAGIRALVVNTGNANAGTGEPGLAHARETCTELARLAGIAPEQVLPFSTGVILEPLPIERLKAGLPAALASRAAANWYDAAQAIMTTDTLPKAASRQVTIDGHTITLTGISKGAGMIKPNMATMLGFLAFDAKVAQPVLDALVKEVADRSFNCITIDGDTSTNDSFILIASGKAGLPEIASTDSPAYAALRDAVTAVAQTLAQLIVRDGEGATKFMTVTVEGGKSVAECRQIAYAIGHSPLVKTAFYASDPNLGRILAAIGYAGVADLDVGKIDLYLDDVLVAKAGGRNPAYLEEDGQRVMKQSEIAIRVLLGRGDAQATIWTCDLSHEYVSINADYRS
- the lpxC gene encoding UDP-3-O-acyl-N-acetylglucosamine deacetylase, whose protein sequence is MLKQRTIKSIVKTVGIGLHSGRKVELTLRPAAPDTGIVFSRVDLPTPVDIPASALSIGDTRLASVLQKDGARVSTVEHLMSACAGLGIDNLYVDVTAEEIPIMDGSAASFVFLIQSAGIEEQNAAKKFIKVTKPVEIRDGDKFARLDPYFGFKLKFTIDFRHPAVDKTGQELEVDFANTSYVREIARARTFGFAHEVEMMRELGLARGGSMDNAIVLDEYRILNNDGLRYDDEFVKHKMLDAIGDLYVVGHPLLASYTAYKSGHGLNNALLRELLAHEDAYEIVTFDDPKAAPTGFGFDAQTAFA